In a genomic window of Rhinoderma darwinii isolate aRhiDar2 chromosome 10, aRhiDar2.hap1, whole genome shotgun sequence:
- the CCNL2 gene encoding cyclin-L2 isoform X3: MNDSLRTDVFVRFNPETIACACIYLAARTLEICLPNRPHWFLLFGASDEDIREICLQILRLYTRKKADLTDLESKVEKKKLMLEEAKAKAKGLLPDGTPRIDNAPEFSPNVKNGSPKEGKSNKPSPVSVHALKNVKRKVEDAKRNKSSSPVNGVTKGRESRSGSGSRDKSYSRSHSRSVSPKRRKSKSYSTSSGSKSRSHSRSRSDSPPRKANHGSYKSSKSQLYGKGKDHKYTGQRRSRSRSSSPHSRTRGSPDSGKYKKKSHYYRDQRRERSRSYERVPHRHYDRDYPSHSHHRR; encoded by the exons ATGAATGACAGCCTCCGCACTGATGTCTTTGTGAGGTTCAACCCTGAAACAATCGCATGCGCCTGCATCTATCTGGCAGCAAGGACTCTTGAG ATCTGCCTCCCAAATCGTCCTCACTGGTTCCTTCTGTTTGGTGCTTCTGACGAAGATATTAGAGAGATCTGTCTTCAGATTTTAAGGCTGTACACAAGAAAGAAG GCTGATTTGACTGATCTGGAAAGTAAAGTTGAGAAAAAAAAGCTGATGCTTGAGGAGGCTAAAGCCAAGGCGAAAGGGTTACTGCCGGATGGAACGCCACGTATTGACAATGCTCCAGAGTTTTCGCCCAATGTGAAAAATG ggtCTCCTAAGGAAGGAAAATCAAACAAACCTTCGCCTGTTTCTGTTCATGCACTGAAAAATGTCAAAAGAAAAGTAGAGGATGCAAAAAGGAACAAATCATCCAGCCCTGTAAATGG AGTCACGAAAGGGAGAGAAAGCCGAAGTGGCAGTGGAAGCCGAGACAAGAGCTACTCCCGTTCTCACTCCCGATCAGTGTCCCCAAAACGAAG GAAAAGTAAAAGCTACTCTACCTCCAGCGGGTCAAAATCTCGCAGTCACTCCAGAAGTCGAAGCGACTCTCCACCTCGAAAAGCAAACCATGGCTCCTACAaaagctccaaaagccagttaTATGGGAAGGGCAAGGACCACAAATATACTGGACAGAGAAGATCCCGCAGCAGGAGCTCCTCCCCCCACAGCCGCACGCGTGGAAGTCCAGACTCCGGAAAGTACAAGAAGAAAAGTCACTACTACCGTGACCAGCGGCGAGAGCGTTCCCGATCCTATGAGAGAGTGCCTCATCGGCATTATGACCGCGACTATCCCAGTCACAGCCATCATCGAAGATGA